A window of the Streptomyces formicae genome harbors these coding sequences:
- a CDS encoding NACHT domain-containing protein encodes MEPALIGTRLASAAVTPLLKRLLVHEGTGAGLTDKPVRLAGLVSFRGEKRTLTDKDVRKLASTLVQQSQAGPGEPPFPPEETEAVADALARTLLTLGDLEMDDVQAVRHGHRELARRLRTSAEARRAADGLSADATLYLDSVTEWACLHILQFFTQRSSFVARTLVEQSRTQAELLARLDELIVRLPRADARDVAFEHRYLAYVAKKHGGLTIYGIDLHHSPDAWPLDMAYLSLEASAADEPVGRPPLRDPGSPTGLRGSLDTALREHRTPVRADEALAQHDKVLLRGVAGSGKTTLVQWLAISTTSRDHDERMAYLRDRVPFVLPLRTLTRHGERLPPPGHFLTAAGCPLTPPDGWADRVLSAGRALVLIDGIDEIPEAERERTRRWLRDLLATYDAGNRWLVTSRPSAVRDDWLAADGFTELTLSPMSRTEVTSFVRRWHRAAGPDAASYEQPLLDALRIKRDLALLATNPLMCGLVCALHRDRRGFLPRGRKALYEAALSMLLDRRDRERDMGTPSGVDIPEAPQIQLVQRLAYWLTLNGRTEMDRSRAEALVTGAIPAVPEAAAAGDPQAVFAHLLHRSGLLREPSPGAVDFVHRTFQDYLAAKAIVDEWHIGVLTQHAADDQWEDVIRMAVAHARPRECAEIFRELLAVADAAQDRATQLRTLVVAAAAMEQATEISPEIREALLARTARVIPPRTMEEARELATAGPLVLDLLPGPADVADDEAARTTVVTASHIASDAAIPFLARYAAHPSLQVRAQLAWAWDRYDIEQYAAEIMAAIDPYGLQFTIRSNEQAEAMSALGGSRGLHFQGDLPEELIARTVRACSPPVVRISKNSGLSNFRCLRTAVLLETLEVDRCPSLTDLSLPEGVSPTEMVLDDTQLACAETATPTRSLFLDLRDPGASHLRQIPRLFPDVTSIALFHRFHSNPVDLAPLHTLERLKTVFLHDPAGRFSGKGGFPLQVRVDEVSD; translated from the coding sequence ATGGAGCCCGCACTCATCGGCACCCGGCTGGCCTCGGCCGCCGTCACACCGCTCCTGAAGCGGCTCCTCGTGCACGAAGGGACCGGGGCGGGGCTGACGGACAAGCCCGTGCGGCTCGCCGGGCTCGTCTCCTTCCGCGGCGAGAAGCGGACCCTCACCGACAAGGACGTACGCAAGCTCGCCTCCACCCTCGTCCAGCAGTCCCAGGCCGGACCGGGCGAGCCGCCGTTCCCGCCGGAGGAGACCGAGGCCGTCGCCGACGCCCTCGCCCGCACCCTGCTCACCCTCGGCGACCTGGAGATGGACGACGTCCAGGCGGTGCGCCACGGCCACCGCGAGCTGGCCCGGCGGCTGCGGACCTCGGCTGAGGCCCGGCGCGCCGCCGACGGGCTGTCGGCGGACGCCACGCTGTACCTGGACTCGGTCACCGAGTGGGCCTGCCTCCACATCCTGCAGTTCTTCACCCAGCGCTCCTCCTTCGTCGCCCGGACGCTGGTCGAGCAGAGCCGCACCCAGGCCGAGCTGCTCGCCAGGCTCGACGAGCTGATCGTGCGCCTGCCCCGCGCCGACGCCCGCGACGTGGCCTTCGAGCACCGCTATCTGGCGTACGTCGCGAAGAAGCACGGCGGCCTGACCATCTACGGCATCGACCTGCACCACTCGCCGGACGCCTGGCCGCTCGACATGGCGTATCTGAGCCTGGAGGCGTCCGCGGCCGACGAACCCGTCGGACGGCCCCCGCTCCGCGACCCAGGGAGCCCCACCGGGCTGCGCGGCTCCCTGGACACCGCGCTGCGCGAGCACCGCACCCCGGTCCGCGCGGACGAGGCCCTCGCCCAGCACGACAAGGTCCTGCTCCGCGGGGTCGCCGGCTCCGGCAAGACCACACTCGTCCAGTGGCTCGCCATCTCCACCACCAGCCGTGATCACGACGAGCGGATGGCCTACCTCCGCGACCGCGTCCCCTTCGTCCTCCCTCTGCGCACCCTCACCCGGCACGGCGAGCGGCTGCCGCCGCCCGGCCACTTCCTCACCGCGGCCGGCTGCCCCCTCACCCCGCCCGACGGCTGGGCCGACCGGGTCCTGTCCGCGGGCCGCGCCCTGGTCCTGATCGACGGCATCGACGAGATCCCCGAGGCCGAGCGCGAGCGCACCCGCCGCTGGCTGCGCGACCTGCTCGCGACGTACGACGCCGGAAACCGCTGGCTCGTCACCTCCCGTCCCTCGGCCGTACGCGACGACTGGCTGGCCGCCGACGGCTTCACCGAGCTGACCCTGTCCCCCATGAGCCGCACGGAGGTGACGTCCTTCGTCCGGCGCTGGCACCGCGCCGCGGGCCCGGACGCGGCGTCGTACGAGCAGCCGCTCCTCGACGCCCTCCGCATCAAGCGGGACCTCGCCCTGCTGGCCACCAACCCGCTGATGTGCGGTCTCGTCTGCGCCCTGCACCGCGACCGCCGCGGCTTTCTGCCCCGCGGCCGCAAAGCGCTGTACGAGGCCGCGCTGTCGATGCTGCTCGACCGCCGCGACCGCGAGCGGGACATGGGGACCCCGTCCGGGGTCGACATCCCCGAGGCCCCGCAGATCCAGCTCGTCCAGCGCCTCGCGTACTGGCTCACGCTCAACGGCCGCACGGAGATGGACCGCTCACGGGCGGAGGCCCTCGTCACCGGCGCGATTCCCGCTGTGCCCGAGGCCGCGGCCGCCGGTGACCCGCAGGCGGTCTTCGCCCACCTCCTCCACCGCAGCGGTCTGCTGCGCGAGCCCTCCCCCGGTGCCGTCGACTTCGTCCACCGCACCTTCCAGGACTACCTCGCCGCGAAGGCCATCGTCGACGAGTGGCATATCGGCGTCCTGACCCAGCACGCGGCGGACGACCAGTGGGAAGACGTCATCCGCATGGCCGTCGCCCACGCCCGGCCCCGCGAATGCGCCGAGATCTTCCGTGAGTTGCTGGCCGTGGCGGACGCGGCGCAGGACCGCGCCACCCAGCTGCGGACCCTCGTGGTCGCTGCGGCGGCGATGGAGCAGGCGACGGAGATCTCGCCGGAGATCCGCGAGGCGCTGCTCGCCCGCACGGCGCGGGTCATTCCGCCCCGCACGATGGAGGAGGCGCGCGAGCTGGCCACGGCCGGCCCGCTCGTCCTCGACCTGCTGCCGGGCCCCGCCGACGTGGCCGACGACGAGGCCGCCCGTACGACCGTCGTCACCGCCTCGCACATCGCATCGGACGCGGCGATCCCCTTCCTCGCGCGGTACGCCGCGCACCCGTCGCTGCAGGTGCGCGCACAACTCGCCTGGGCCTGGGATCGCTACGACATCGAGCAGTACGCCGCCGAGATCATGGCCGCCATCGATCCGTACGGCCTGCAGTTCACGATCCGCAGCAACGAACAGGCGGAGGCCATGAGCGCCCTGGGCGGCAGCCGCGGACTGCACTTCCAGGGTGATCTTCCGGAGGAGCTCATCGCCAGGACGGTCCGCGCCTGCTCACCACCTGTCGTGCGCATCTCCAAGAACAGCGGACTCAGCAACTTCCGCTGCCTTCGGACCGCGGTCCTGCTGGAAACCCTGGAGGTCGACCGCTGCCCGAGCCTGACGGACCTCTCGCTGCCCGAGGGAGTCTCCCCCACCGAGATGGTCCTGGACGACACCCAGCTCGCATGTGCCGAAACCGCGACGCCGACCAGGAGTCTTTTCCTCGACCTGAGGGATCCGGGGGCGTCGCACCTTCGTCAGATCCCCCGCCTCTTCCCGGACGTCACCTCGATCGCGCTGTTCCACCGCTTCCACTCGAACCCGGTCGACCTCGCGCCACTCCACACGCTGGAACGGCTGAAGACCGTGTTTCTGCACGACCCCGCTGGCAGGTTCTCGGGGAAGGGCGGTTTTCCTCTCCAAGTCCGGGTGGACGAAGTATCGGACTAG
- a CDS encoding M23 family metallopeptidase, with protein MSKRNINQLRPSVLRTRGAVVAAGLGAVMVVGAGAGVATADAVKASPAIAVAQQAKAQAKAAAQAHVSVKSVAAKKAGSWVKPVGHYTLSASFNQGGAMWSHKHSGQDFAVPVGTPVKAASTGVVVKAGPNGGGDGPAYGNAIVIKHGNGRYTQYAHLSKINVRIGQSVNAGSTIALSGNTGNSSGPHLHFEVRTTPNYGSALNPATFLRAQGVSI; from the coding sequence ATGTCGAAGCGCAACATCAACCAGCTCCGCCCGTCCGTGCTCCGTACCCGTGGCGCCGTCGTGGCCGCCGGACTCGGCGCCGTGATGGTCGTCGGAGCCGGTGCCGGTGTCGCCACCGCCGACGCGGTGAAGGCCTCTCCCGCCATCGCCGTGGCCCAGCAGGCCAAGGCTCAGGCGAAGGCGGCCGCGCAGGCCCACGTCTCCGTCAAGTCCGTCGCCGCCAAGAAGGCCGGCTCCTGGGTCAAGCCCGTCGGCCACTACACCCTGAGCGCCAGCTTCAACCAGGGCGGCGCGATGTGGTCCCACAAGCACTCCGGCCAGGACTTCGCCGTTCCGGTCGGCACCCCGGTCAAGGCCGCCAGCACCGGCGTCGTCGTCAAGGCCGGCCCGAACGGTGGCGGCGACGGTCCCGCGTACGGCAACGCCATCGTGATCAAGCACGGTAACGGCCGCTACACGCAGTACGCCCACCTGTCGAAGATCAACGTGCGCATAGGCCAGTCCGTGAACGCCGGCAGCACCATCGCCCTCTCCGGCAACACCGGCAACTCGTCCGGCCCCCACCTGCACTTCGAGGTTCGTACGACCCCGAACTACGGCTCGGCCCTGAACCCGGCCACCTTCCTGCGCGCCCAGGGCGTCTCCATCTGA
- a CDS encoding TetR/AcrR family transcriptional regulator, producing the protein MARGNTRQRIQDVALELFAEQGYEKTSLREIAERLDVTKAALYYHFKTKEDIIVSLFEDLTQPIDDLIAWAEGQPRTLETKTEVLRRYQAALTGAEPLFRFMQENQATVRELSIGLTFKERLLTLVGLVQEPDLPMTDRVRCISALFTMHAGTFFMQNVEGDPEEKREALLEVAVDLVTQAQRGPGSSPQ; encoded by the coding sequence ATGGCACGAGGCAACACTCGCCAGCGCATTCAGGACGTCGCCCTGGAGCTCTTCGCCGAGCAGGGCTACGAGAAGACCTCGCTGCGCGAGATCGCCGAGCGGCTGGATGTCACCAAGGCGGCGTTGTACTACCACTTCAAGACCAAGGAAGACATCATCGTCAGCCTCTTCGAGGATCTGACGCAGCCGATCGACGACCTGATCGCCTGGGCCGAGGGGCAGCCGCGCACCCTGGAGACGAAGACGGAGGTCCTGCGTCGCTATCAGGCGGCGCTGACCGGCGCGGAGCCGCTCTTCCGGTTCATGCAGGAGAACCAGGCCACCGTGCGGGAGCTGAGCATCGGCCTGACCTTCAAGGAACGCCTGCTCACCCTGGTCGGACTGGTCCAGGAGCCGGACCTCCCGATGACCGACCGCGTCCGCTGCATCAGCGCGCTGTTCACGATGCACGCGGGGACGTTCTTCATGCAGAACGTCGAAGGCGACCCCGAGGAAAAGCGCGAAGCTCTCCTCGAAGTCGCCGTCGATCTGGTGACCCAGGCCCAGCGCGGGCCCGGCAGCTCACCTCAGTGA
- a CDS encoding MDR family MFS transporter, translated as MARQEAPEKAVPEKAGDGTPDGAPAGSVDADGAAAVKAPGGAPQPRSVRVVLLALMIAMLLAMLDNMIIGTAMPTIVGELGGLAHLSWVVTAYTLATAASTPIWGKLGDMYGRKGVFLTSIVIFLIGSALSGMAQDMGQLIGFRAVQGLGAGGLMVGVMAIIGDLIPPRERGKYQGMMAGVMALAMIGGPLVGGTITDHWGWRWSFYINLPLGAVALVMLTIVLHLPKRDRAERGAFKGRIDYLGAALLTVGITAIVLVTTWGGTEYAWDSAVIMELVAIGVVSLVGFVFVETKAADPIIPLHIFRSRNFTLMSVIGFLVGFVMFGAVLFLPLFQQSVQGASATNSGLLLLPMLLSMMAVSLIAGRTTTNTGKYKIFPIIGGGLMTAGLFLLAQMDTDTSRLTSGLYMAVLGAGMGFLMQITMLVAQNSVELKDMGVASSSTTLFRTLGSSFGVAIMGALFTGRVEDEMAAQGGSAVTQQSAQLNAASLAKLPEQVREAYQFAVASGTHSAFLLGSAVAVLGFLAAFFVKEVPLKGAGPAKPEPAAQQGTEKLAEAV; from the coding sequence ATGGCAAGACAGGAAGCGCCGGAGAAGGCGGTACCCGAGAAGGCGGGGGACGGCACTCCTGACGGGGCTCCCGCAGGCAGCGTCGACGCTGACGGCGCTGCTGCCGTCAAGGCTCCTGGCGGGGCTCCGCAGCCGCGCAGCGTCCGCGTCGTCCTGCTCGCGCTGATGATCGCGATGCTGCTCGCCATGCTCGACAACATGATCATCGGCACCGCGATGCCGACGATCGTCGGCGAGCTCGGCGGCCTCGCGCATCTGTCCTGGGTCGTCACCGCCTACACCCTCGCCACCGCCGCCTCCACCCCGATCTGGGGCAAGCTCGGCGACATGTACGGCCGCAAGGGCGTCTTCCTCACCTCGATCGTGATCTTCCTGATCGGCTCGGCGCTGAGCGGAATGGCCCAGGACATGGGCCAGCTGATCGGCTTCCGCGCGGTCCAGGGCCTGGGCGCCGGCGGACTGATGGTCGGCGTCATGGCGATCATCGGCGACCTGATACCGCCCCGTGAGCGCGGCAAGTACCAGGGCATGATGGCCGGCGTCATGGCCCTCGCCATGATCGGCGGACCGCTCGTGGGCGGCACCATCACCGACCACTGGGGCTGGCGCTGGAGCTTCTACATCAACCTGCCGCTCGGTGCCGTCGCGCTCGTCATGCTCACCATCGTCCTGCACCTGCCGAAGCGGGACCGGGCGGAGCGGGGCGCGTTCAAGGGCCGCATCGACTACCTGGGCGCCGCGCTGCTCACGGTCGGCATCACGGCGATCGTGCTGGTCACCACCTGGGGCGGCACGGAGTACGCCTGGGACTCCGCCGTCATCATGGAGCTCGTCGCGATCGGCGTCGTGTCACTCGTCGGCTTCGTCTTCGTCGAGACCAAAGCCGCGGACCCGATCATTCCGCTGCACATATTCCGCAGCCGCAACTTCACGCTGATGTCGGTGATCGGCTTCCTCGTCGGCTTCGTGATGTTCGGAGCGGTGCTCTTCCTGCCGCTCTTCCAGCAGTCGGTGCAGGGCGCATCGGCCACCAACTCCGGGCTGCTGCTCCTGCCGATGCTGCTGTCGATGATGGCCGTCTCGCTGATCGCGGGCCGGACCACCACCAACACGGGCAAGTACAAGATCTTCCCCATCATCGGCGGCGGGCTGATGACCGCGGGCCTCTTCCTGCTCGCGCAGATGGACACCGACACGTCCCGGCTCACCTCCGGGCTGTACATGGCCGTGCTCGGCGCCGGCATGGGTTTCCTGATGCAGATCACGATGCTCGTCGCGCAGAACAGCGTCGAGCTGAAGGACATGGGCGTGGCCTCCTCGTCCACCACCCTCTTCCGTACGCTCGGCTCCTCCTTCGGCGTCGCGATCATGGGCGCGCTCTTCACCGGGCGCGTGGAGGACGAGATGGCGGCGCAGGGCGGCTCTGCGGTCACCCAGCAGTCCGCGCAGCTGAACGCGGCGAGTCTGGCCAAGCTGCCCGAGCAGGTGCGTGAGGCGTACCAGTTCGCGGTGGCGTCGGGCACCCACTCCGCGTTCCTCCTCGGTTCGGCGGTCGCGGTCCTCGGCTTCCTGGCGGCCTTCTTCGTCAAGGAGGTGCCGCTGAAGGGCGCGGGCCCGGCGAAGCCGGAGCCGGCGGCCCAGCAGGGCACGGAGAAGCTCGCGGAAGCTGTCTGA
- a CDS encoding helix-turn-helix transcriptional regulator, translating into MDRDWAEPLDLDAVAAHAGYSRFHFVRAFKTVYGETPGQYLSRRRIERAEELLRSADLSVTEICSLVGFSSLGTFSTRFKKQTGLTPSEYRTKHVGRGAALIPGCYALLWAGAFPKRSSDDSKSDDSEKSDGSRGKDDSKSEDRNSEEAG; encoded by the coding sequence ATGGACCGCGACTGGGCCGAGCCGCTCGACCTCGACGCCGTCGCCGCTCACGCCGGTTACTCGCGCTTCCACTTCGTCCGCGCCTTCAAGACGGTCTACGGCGAGACGCCCGGCCAGTATCTGTCGCGCAGACGGATAGAGCGGGCCGAGGAGCTCCTCCGCTCCGCGGACCTCTCGGTCACCGAGATCTGCTCACTGGTCGGCTTCAGCAGTCTCGGCACGTTCTCGACCCGGTTCAAGAAGCAGACGGGCCTGACCCCGAGCGAGTACCGGACGAAGCACGTGGGGCGCGGCGCCGCGCTCATACCCGGGTGCTACGCACTGCTCTGGGCGGGGGCCTTCCCGAAGCGCAGTTCTGACGACAGCAAGTCTGACGACAGCGAGAAGTCTGACGGCAGCAGGGGCAAGGACGACAGCAAGTCCGAGGACCGCAATTCTGAAGAAGCCGGTTGA
- a CDS encoding VOC family protein, with protein MIKGLAISTVWVLDQDRAKEFYTEKLGLEVRNDMTMGEGGMRWLTVGAKDQPDVELTLMVPGVPVMDPESAEAIKRLVAKGIPGAGVLTTDDIHGDYARLKEKGVEFLQEPQERPYGTEAIFRDDSGNWFSFTQRREGGLDLDKDWAC; from the coding sequence ATGATCAAGGGACTCGCCATTTCCACCGTCTGGGTCCTCGACCAGGACCGGGCCAAGGAGTTCTACACCGAGAAGCTCGGCCTCGAGGTGCGCAACGACATGACGATGGGCGAGGGCGGCATGCGCTGGCTCACCGTGGGAGCGAAGGACCAGCCGGACGTCGAGCTGACCCTGATGGTCCCCGGCGTGCCGGTCATGGATCCCGAGTCGGCGGAGGCGATAAAGCGGCTGGTCGCGAAGGGCATCCCCGGTGCGGGGGTCCTGACCACGGACGACATCCACGGTGACTACGCCAGGCTGAAGGAGAAGGGCGTGGAGTTCCTGCAGGAGCCGCAGGAGCGTCCGTACGGCACGGAGGCGATCTTCCGGGACGACTCCGGCAACTGGTTCTCGTTCACGCAGCGCCGTGAAGGGGGG